A genomic stretch from Brucella sp. BE17 includes:
- a CDS encoding nucleoside/nucleotide kinase family protein, with the protein MSSLENNARRIADVALQRFADKQKKRILVAIAGAPGSGKSTLAERAVEILNEEGVVNAALFPMDGYHYDDMVLEKLGRRENKGAADTFDVHGLRHMLLRLKKNEDDVIAIPVFDRSIEISRAGGRLIAQKNDIVICEGNYLLVKQAPWNRLQPIFDLTIFIDVDEEELRRRLQQRWRRHGLDGVEINRKVEKNDLPNGLFVISNSLDLEIRIINSQRSKELP; encoded by the coding sequence ATGAGTAGTTTGGAAAATAACGCCAGAAGGATCGCGGATGTGGCTTTGCAGCGGTTCGCCGACAAGCAAAAGAAACGTATTCTTGTTGCGATCGCCGGTGCGCCGGGTTCAGGAAAGTCGACCTTGGCGGAGCGTGCCGTCGAAATTTTGAATGAAGAAGGCGTGGTTAACGCGGCTCTCTTCCCTATGGACGGCTACCACTATGATGATATGGTGTTGGAAAAACTAGGTCGCCGAGAAAACAAGGGCGCCGCCGATACTTTCGATGTTCATGGTCTACGGCACATGCTGCTGCGCCTGAAAAAGAATGAGGACGATGTCATAGCCATCCCGGTGTTTGACCGTTCGATTGAGATTTCTCGCGCCGGCGGCAGGCTTATTGCGCAAAAAAATGATATTGTTATCTGCGAGGGGAACTACCTCCTTGTGAAGCAAGCACCCTGGAATCGGCTCCAGCCCATCTTTGATCTTACTATATTTATCGATGTCGACGAAGAAGAACTGCGCCGTCGACTTCAACAGCGCTGGCGTCGTCACGGCCTTGATGGTGTCGAAATAAACAGGAAGGTCGAAAAAAACGACTTGCCCAACGGGCTTTTCGTCATATCCAACAGCCTTGATCTAGAAATTCGAATAATCAATTCACAGCGCAGTAAAGAGCTACCTTGA
- a CDS encoding sugar phosphate isomerase/epimerase family protein: protein MKHGIYYSYWEQEWSAKFGPYVEKVAKLGFDIIEVAAHHINEYSDAELAVIRQTARDNNIILTAGIGPSKTKNLSSPDSAVRQAGRSFFEQTLTNVAKLDIKIIGGALHSYWPVDYSQPVDKQGDRARGVEGIHDIADFASDLDIDLCIEVLNRFENHVINTAAEGVAFVQDVGKPNVKVMLDTFHMNIEEDSLGDAIRTAGPLLGHFHTGESNRRVPGKGRIPWHEIGLALREINYTGAVVMEPFVKTGGTIGSDIRVWRDLSAGADEAKMDEDAKNALSFSRFVLGG from the coding sequence ATGAAGCACGGAATTTACTACTCTTACTGGGAACAGGAGTGGAGCGCAAAGTTCGGCCCCTATGTCGAGAAAGTTGCAAAGCTTGGATTCGATATTATCGAAGTCGCAGCGCACCACATCAACGAGTATAGTGATGCAGAGCTTGCCGTCATCAGGCAAACGGCAAGGGATAATAATATTATTCTTACAGCTGGTATTGGTCCTTCCAAGACGAAGAACCTTTCTTCGCCAGACAGTGCTGTGCGTCAGGCAGGTAGGTCATTCTTTGAGCAGACTCTCACAAATGTGGCCAAGCTGGATATTAAAATAATCGGCGGTGCACTCCATTCTTATTGGCCTGTTGACTATTCACAACCCGTCGACAAGCAAGGGGACAGAGCGCGTGGCGTCGAAGGGATTCATGATATAGCAGATTTTGCCAGTGATCTGGATATCGACCTTTGTATAGAGGTACTTAACCGCTTCGAGAACCATGTCATCAATACGGCTGCCGAGGGCGTGGCTTTCGTTCAGGACGTTGGAAAGCCGAATGTTAAAGTCATGCTTGATACGTTTCACATGAATATCGAGGAAGATAGTCTTGGTGATGCGATCAGAACAGCTGGTCCTTTGCTCGGTCATTTCCATACAGGTGAAAGCAATCGTCGTGTACCTGGCAAAGGTCGAATTCCCTGGCACGAGATTGGCCTTGCTCTTCGCGAAATCAACTATACAGGCGCGGTCGTTATGGAGCCGTTTGTAAAGACCGGAGGTACGATCGGGTCCGACATCAGAGTCTGGCGCGACCTCAGCGCGGGTGCCGATGAAGCGAAAATGGATGAAGATGCCAAGAATGCACTTTCATTTTCCAGATTTGTCCTAGGAGGCTGA
- a CDS encoding SDR family NAD(P)-dependent oxidoreductase, whose amino-acid sequence MYMEKLRLDGRVAVVTGGSRGIGLAIAQALAEAGARLVLLDRHEASLEEGKAGLMSNGFDVGICVTDVTDSVAVQRAADAIAEQYGAVDILIANAGIGRPPVAAEDVEDADWLAVNDVNLNGVFWCNRAFGRHMLANGNGAIVNIGSMSGLIVNRPQGQSHYNASKAAVHHLTHSLAAEWAGRGVRVNAVAPTYIETPLIAHAEASGLAANWRADTPMGRFGQAHEVASVVHFLASDAASLMTGAVVPVDGGFTCW is encoded by the coding sequence ATGTATATGGAAAAACTTAGACTTGATGGAAGGGTCGCGGTTGTCACTGGTGGTAGCCGAGGAATTGGTCTTGCTATTGCGCAAGCGTTGGCGGAGGCAGGTGCGCGGCTTGTCTTACTGGATCGCCATGAAGCTTCCCTAGAGGAAGGCAAGGCCGGCCTGATGAGCAATGGTTTCGATGTTGGAATATGTGTCACTGACGTCACAGATTCTGTTGCGGTGCAACGAGCCGCTGATGCTATTGCCGAACAGTATGGTGCTGTGGATATTCTTATTGCCAATGCGGGAATAGGACGTCCTCCAGTGGCTGCTGAAGACGTTGAAGACGCCGATTGGCTTGCGGTCAACGATGTCAATCTGAATGGCGTTTTCTGGTGCAACCGCGCTTTCGGTCGTCACATGCTTGCCAACGGCAACGGCGCGATTGTCAATATCGGATCGATGTCCGGCCTCATTGTCAACCGGCCTCAGGGACAGTCACACTACAATGCTTCCAAGGCTGCCGTACATCATCTGACCCACTCGCTTGCCGCCGAATGGGCGGGGCGCGGTGTACGTGTGAATGCAGTGGCTCCGACCTATATTGAAACGCCGCTTATCGCCCATGCCGAAGCAAGCGGGCTTGCGGCCAACTGGCGTGCCGATACACCCATGGGGCGGTTTGGTCAGGCGCACGAGGTGGCAAGTGTTGTCCATTTTCTCGCTTCCGACGCGGCGAGCTTGATGACAGGGGCGGTCGTTCCGGTCGATGGCGGCTTTACTTGCTGGTGA
- a CDS encoding ABC transporter ATP-binding protein: MGEIALQNVEKRFGDLDVIRNVSLTVKDGEFVVFVGPSGCGKSSLLRLITGLEDVSHGQVFIDGRDVTKLAPAERHLAMVFQSYALFPHLTVADNIGFGLRVSGRPKIEIRERVLKMARALELEPYLDRFPRQLSGGQRQRVAIGRAIVREPSAFLFDEPLSNLDASLRVQMRLELIRLHDELKTTMIYVTHDQVEAMTMADRIVIINAGRVEQFDTPITLYDAPANRFVAGFIGSPKMNFIDAKASGPHQIETSAGNINISNLKSALPEGKLTFGIRPEHLRYDHSRGLWKGTILVEEQLGSDAYFTVDVEGLGIVTVRAVGERGYRRGDTIFLTPDVERSHIFDAEGQALK, translated from the coding sequence ATGGGTGAAATAGCGCTCCAGAACGTCGAAAAGCGCTTCGGTGATCTCGATGTCATCCGTAATGTCAGTCTCACGGTGAAAGACGGTGAGTTTGTGGTGTTCGTCGGGCCGTCAGGTTGCGGCAAATCTTCGTTGCTACGGCTGATAACCGGTCTTGAGGATGTCTCGCACGGTCAGGTTTTCATCGATGGCCGCGACGTAACGAAATTGGCTCCAGCCGAACGGCACCTGGCCATGGTGTTTCAATCCTACGCACTGTTTCCACACCTGACCGTCGCTGACAATATAGGGTTTGGCCTGCGCGTATCCGGTCGTCCGAAAATCGAAATTCGGGAACGGGTTTTAAAGATGGCCCGCGCGCTGGAACTCGAACCCTATCTTGACCGGTTCCCGCGGCAATTATCTGGCGGCCAGCGCCAGCGTGTTGCCATTGGCCGGGCGATCGTGCGTGAGCCGTCAGCATTTCTGTTCGATGAGCCTTTGTCGAACCTGGACGCCTCGCTGCGCGTGCAGATGCGTCTGGAGTTGATCCGTCTTCATGATGAATTGAAGACGACGATGATCTATGTGACCCATGATCAGGTTGAAGCCATGACAATGGCCGATCGTATCGTGATTATCAATGCAGGCCGTGTCGAACAATTTGACACGCCGATCACCTTATATGATGCACCTGCCAACCGTTTCGTCGCTGGTTTCATCGGCTCGCCAAAGATGAATTTCATCGATGCAAAGGCGAGCGGCCCTCACCAAATCGAGACTTCTGCTGGTAACATCAATATCAGCAATCTCAAGTCTGCGCTTCCTGAAGGCAAGCTCACATTCGGTATCCGCCCCGAACATCTGCGCTACGACCATAGTAGGGGTTTGTGGAAAGGCACGATTCTGGTGGAGGAGCAGCTTGGAAGCGATGCATATTTCACAGTCGATGTGGAAGGGTTGGGGATCGTGACGGTGCGTGCTGTCGGTGAACGTGGTTATCGCCGTGGTGACACCATCTTCCTAACACCTGATGTTGAACGCTCTCATATTTTCGATGCGGAAGGCCAGGCATTGAAATGA
- a CDS encoding SDR family NAD(P)-dependent oxidoreductase has product MIPRRGENKTALVTGASRGIGRAIAERLAAEGYRVFANDLEGRKADLADLATPVRDAGGLCEIVYSDVSDPNSVELMARDILTASGHLDLLVNNAGVRSVHQANEIEPDEWDRMFAVNAKGTFLVTKAFLPQFQERKTGRIVNIASIGGKRGGPGESHYCASKAAVINFTQALAVEVAKMGITVNAVCPGVIHTEMGRTHLEDPETLRKVLEKTAMGRVGYPHDVVGAVAFFASDDAAFITGQSLNVDGGIIFD; this is encoded by the coding sequence ATGATACCACGACGGGGAGAAAACAAAACCGCGCTGGTTACAGGCGCGTCTCGCGGGATCGGGCGTGCAATCGCCGAGCGTTTGGCTGCGGAAGGTTACAGGGTATTCGCAAATGACCTTGAGGGGCGCAAGGCTGATCTCGCCGACCTGGCTACACCTGTACGAGATGCTGGCGGACTATGTGAGATAGTTTATAGCGATGTCAGCGATCCGAACTCGGTCGAATTGATGGCACGAGATATTTTGACTGCCAGCGGCCATCTTGATCTTTTGGTCAACAATGCCGGCGTGCGTTCCGTCCATCAGGCGAACGAAATTGAGCCCGACGAATGGGACCGGATGTTTGCGGTTAACGCCAAGGGTACGTTCCTTGTCACCAAGGCCTTTCTTCCTCAATTTCAGGAAAGGAAAACTGGCCGTATCGTCAATATTGCGTCCATTGGCGGAAAACGCGGCGGGCCAGGTGAATCGCATTATTGTGCTTCCAAGGCTGCGGTTATCAATTTTACACAAGCGCTTGCTGTGGAAGTCGCAAAGATGGGGATCACGGTCAACGCCGTATGTCCCGGTGTCATTCATACAGAGATGGGGCGAACGCATCTTGAAGACCCCGAAACGCTGAGAAAGGTTCTCGAAAAAACCGCAATGGGTCGTGTGGGCTATCCGCATGATGTCGTCGGTGCTGTCGCATTTTTTGCGTCTGATGATGCGGCCTTCATCACCGGTCAATCGCTTAACGTCGACGGTGGGATCATCTTCGATTGA
- a CDS encoding carbohydrate ABC transporter permease, whose translation MNNAFRLRDIIPLILVLAFVFISVAPLLWLMLAAFKPTVDIIAIPPVWVPDFTYLKNFHDVLTQFWPFIVNSLIATIGATVLALVLAVPTAFALVNHRFKGRQALADWILSTRMMPPIAAAVPLFVIFRGAGLLDSLPGLIIAYAGFNLPFAVWMTMSFVRRVPKELIEAARLEGCTWWQVLKDVVLPLSKSGLAAVATFVFIFAWNEFMLALFLTTREAKTFPVVISSFVGTGRVYWEYIAAASVIQCLPPVLFTFFMQKHIVSGVTMGAVKD comes from the coding sequence ATGAATAACGCCTTTCGCCTCCGCGATATCATTCCGCTGATATTGGTTCTGGCCTTTGTCTTCATTTCGGTTGCACCTCTGCTGTGGCTGATGCTTGCGGCATTCAAACCAACAGTCGACATCATTGCCATCCCTCCCGTCTGGGTGCCGGACTTCACCTATCTCAAGAACTTCCACGATGTTCTGACACAGTTCTGGCCGTTTATCGTCAACTCACTGATAGCGACGATCGGGGCGACAGTCCTGGCGCTGGTTTTGGCCGTGCCCACTGCCTTCGCACTTGTCAATCATCGGTTCAAGGGTAGACAGGCGCTGGCCGATTGGATTCTTTCCACACGCATGATGCCGCCAATTGCTGCTGCGGTGCCGCTATTCGTGATCTTTCGTGGCGCTGGACTTCTTGATTCATTGCCCGGTCTTATCATCGCTTATGCGGGATTCAACCTTCCATTCGCTGTTTGGATGACCATGTCTTTTGTTCGTCGCGTGCCAAAGGAGCTCATCGAGGCTGCGCGACTGGAAGGCTGTACCTGGTGGCAGGTTCTAAAGGACGTCGTACTTCCATTGAGTAAAAGCGGCTTGGCAGCTGTCGCGACTTTTGTCTTCATCTTCGCGTGGAATGAATTCATGCTGGCATTGTTCCTGACAACGCGAGAAGCCAAGACTTTTCCCGTTGTTATCTCGTCTTTTGTCGGAACGGGCCGCGTTTACTGGGAATACATTGCTGCAGCCTCGGTCATTCAGTGCCTGCCGCCCGTACTCTTCACTTTCTTCATGCAGAAACACATCGTCTCCGGCGTCACGATGGGCGCTGTGAAAGATTGA